The sequence GCCGCTCGGCTCTCGGCTCTCGGCTCTCGGTTCTCGGTTCTCGGTTCTCGGCTCTCGGTTCTCGGTTCTCGGCTCTCGGCTCTGTCTTGGCCCCACTACGCGCTCACTGGACGGCCAGTTTCGCGCTGGGCCGCTCGGCTCTCGGCTCTCGGCTCTCGGTTCTCGGTTCTCGGTTCTCGGCTCTCGGTTCTCGGTTCTCGGCTCTCGGCTCTGTCTTGGCCCCACTACGCGCTCACTGGACGGCCAGTTTCGCGCTGGGCCGCTCGGCTCTCGGCTCTCGGCATCAGGCGAGGTTTGCCGAGCCCCCAGCCCTTGATTTCCCACGCCTGCCACAAATAGTATGAAGGCCATGTCAAAGACCCGCGTTGCCTTCCAGGGGGTTCCTGGTGCATACAGCGAGATTGCAGCCCTGAACAGCACAGAGGGTGAAATTGAAGCTGTTGGTTACGCTTCCTTTCAGGAAGTTCTGAATGCAGTGATGGTCGGCGAATGCGACCTTGCTGCCCTGCCTGTTGAAAACTCTCTGGCAGGAACCGTCATTCCCGCCATTGATGAACTCTCCCAGAGCGATCTGCATGCTGTGCAGGAAGTGATGGTCCGTGTGCGTCATCAGCTTCTGGTGATGCCGGGGGTCCAACTGGAAGACATCGACAAAGTCTACAGCCACCCACAGGCGTTGGCCCAGTGTGCAGGCTTTTTCAAGAAACATGGCCTCACTCCAGTGCCGGCTTATGACACCGCTGGAAGCGCCAAGGACCTGGCCGCCTCGGGCAACCGCCGTGCTGCCAGTGTGGCCTCCAAGCGTGCCGGAGAGCTGTACGGTCTGGAGGTTGTGGCCGAAAACATCGAAGACGAAGATTTTAACACCACCCGTTTTCTGGTGCTCTCCAAAAACCGCA is a genomic window of Deinococcus misasensis DSM 22328 containing:
- the pheA gene encoding prephenate dehydratase, which produces MSKTRVAFQGVPGAYSEIAALNSTEGEIEAVGYASFQEVLNAVMVGECDLAALPVENSLAGTVIPAIDELSQSDLHAVQEVMVRVRHQLLVMPGVQLEDIDKVYSHPQALAQCAGFFKKHGLTPVPAYDTAGSAKDLAASGNRRAASVASKRAGELYGLEVVAENIEDEDFNTTRFLVLSKNRNTIETGKPYKTSIIFAVRHQPGSLIDCLSVFRDHGVNLCRIESRPRRDKPWSYLMYVDFEGHTLDSEVQAALAQMMHSASFLKILGSYPSATVTL